In Dermochelys coriacea isolate rDerCor1 chromosome 10, rDerCor1.pri.v4, whole genome shotgun sequence, one DNA window encodes the following:
- the ANKRD34C gene encoding ankyrin repeat domain-containing protein 34C, whose translation MDEVMELQMDGNSLLKAVWLGRLWLARLLPEGGTYINESNEKGETALMVACLTKHMDQQSTDKARMVKHLLDNGTDPNIQDKAGRTALMHACLRGAGEEVVSLLLESGAGPSLEDHSGASALLYAVNAHDQDVLNHLLRACKAKGKEVIIITADKSSSGTPATQQYLNVPPAPEPGERQRPGICMAPSEAELQVPTSGSSAAVKEEPFFHFLPAHAGGCQPAQALHEPWSPSRKFCNPSRARLPPLKRLQSEPWGLIAPSVLVSSAHPDVAKTVRANEEITLGINDLSLRRQGSLRRKGKGLSLFPLGDDQTLKIPATSVLGSRKPSYDKTQSLPQRLARRGTVPAEPENTSSAGSGSAACKDALPRRRLGTAHCDSDSQLCCDSSSILADAGKVPLERKQLTSSHLALSNGSRESLDSASSTSPSTGRHRPPNLLERRGSGTLLLDHISHTRPGYLPPLNVNPNLPIPNIGSYSKLSSQLAGGFKPIVPAAPSSSRKGDLRTRKKLLRRHLMQVEQMKQLSNFEEIVAQ comes from the coding sequence ATGGATGAAGTGATGGAGCTGCAGATGGACGGGAATTCCCTGCTCAAGGCGGTGTGGCTAGGCAGACTCTGGCTGGCCAGGCTCTTGCCGGAAGGCGGGACCTACATTAATGAAAGCAATGAGAAGGGAGAGACCGCTCTCATGGTGGCCTGCCTTACTAAACACATGGATCAGCAGAGTACAGACAAAGCCCGGATGGTGAAGCACCTGCTGGATAATGGGACTGACCCCAACATCCAGGACAAAGCCGGCAGAACAGCCCTGATGCATGCGTGCCTCAGAGGAGCCGGGGAAGAGGTCgtttctctgctgctggagaGCGGAGCAGGTCCGAGCCTAGAAGATCACTCTGGAGCCTCTGCTCTGCTTTACGCTGTCAACGCACATGACCAGGACGTGCTGAACCATCTCCTGAGAGCCTGCAAAGCTAAGGGAAAGGAGGTGATCATTATAACTGCGGACAAGTCCTCTTCAGGTACCCCAGCCACCCAACAATACCTTAACGTCCCGCCAGCGCcggagccaggggagaggcagcGCCCGGGCATCTGCATGGCGCCTTCGGAGGCTGAACTGCAAGTGCCCACTTCAGGGTCCTCAGCCGCTGTGAAGGAAGAGCCCTTCTTCCACTTCCTCCCCGCACATGCCGGCGGGTGCCAGCCGGCCCAGGCCCTTCACGAGCCCTGGTCTCCGAGCAGGAAATTCTGCAACCCCAGCAGAGCCCGTCTGCCGCCGCTGAAGAGGCTGCAGTCGGAACCATGGGGCTTGATTGCACCTTCTGTTCTCGTCTCCTCTGCCCATCCGGATGTGGCCAAGACGGTGCGTGCAAATGAGGAAATCACCCTGGGCATCAATGACTTGTCGCTCCGCAGACAGGGCTCCTTACGCAGGAAGGGCAAAGGCTTGTCCCTCTTCCCTTTGGGGGATGACCAGACTCTGAAGATCCCAGCGACTTCTGTGCTGGGATCAAGGAAACCATCCTATGACAAAACTCAGTCCCTTCCTCAGCGCCTAGCTAGGAGGGGCACTGTCCCTGCTGAGCCGGAGAACACCAGCTCCGCCGGCTCGGGCTCCGCAGCCTGCAAAGACGCCCTGCCCCGGAGAAGGCTGGGCACTGCACATTGCGATTCGGATTCACAGCTCTGCTGTGACTCCAGCTCCATTCTGGCCGATGCGGGGAAGGTGCCTTTGGAGAGAAAACAGCTCACTAGTTCCCATTTGGCTTTGTCCAACGGCTCCCGGGAATCCCTGGACAGCGCGTCCAGCACGTCTCCCAGCACCGGTCGCCACAGGCCACCCAATTTGCTGGAAAGACGTGGCTCTGGGACACTCCTGCTCGACCACATTTCTCATACCCGACCAGGGTATTTGCCTCCTTTGAATGTAAACCCCAACCTGCCAATTCCCAACATCGGCTCTTACAGCAAACTGTCTTCCCAGCTCGCTGGGGGCTTCAAACCCATAGTGCCCGCTGCTCCGAGTTCATCCAGAAAGGGTGACTTGAGAACCAGGAAGAAGCTGCTTCGAAGACACTTGATGCAGGTTGAGCAGATGAAACAACTCTCCAATTTTGAGGAAATAGTGGCCCAGTAG
- the TMED3 gene encoding transmembrane emp24 domain-containing protein 3, with protein sequence MGGRALCWLLWLLQAGRAGGAELTFELPDSARQCFHQRLQRGLKFTLDFQVITGGHYDVDCYVEDPNGKTLYKETKKQYDSFSHRAEVAGIYTFCFSNEFSTFSHKTVYFDFQVGDEPPILPDMNHRATALTQMESACVTIHEALNTVIDSQTHYRLREAQDRIRAEELNNHISYWSVGETILLLVVSVSQVMLLKSFFTKTRASPGAVST encoded by the exons ATGGGCGGGCGGGCGCTGTGCTGgctgctctggctgctgcaggcgggccgggccgggggcgcCGAGCTCACCTTCGAGCTGCCCGACAGCGCCCGGCAGTGCTTCCACCAGCGGCTGCAGCGCGGCCTCAAGTTCACGCTGGACTTCCAG GTGATTACAGGGGGGCATTACGATGTGGACTGCTATGTGGAAGATCCCAATGGCAAGACCCTTTACAAAGAAACTAAGAAGCAGTACGACAGCTTTTCCCATCGAGCCGAAGTCGCAGGCATCTACACGTTTTGCTTCAGTAACGAGTTCTCCACTTTTTCACACAAAACTGTCTACTTTGACTTTCAAGTTGGAGACGAGCCCCCGATTCTCCCAGACATGAACCACAGGGCCACCGCCTTGACACAG ATGGAATCTGCTTGTGTCACCATTCACGAAGCTTTAAATACGGTGATCGACTCCCAGACTCATTACCGGCTGCGGGAGGCTCAGGACCGGATCCGGGCTGAAGAGCTGAACAACCACATCTCCTACTGGTCTGTGGGGGAGACCATCCTCCTCCTCGTGGTCAGCGTCAGCCAAGTGATGCTGCTCAAGAGCTTCTTTACGAAGACGAGAGCCAGCCCTGGGGCGGTCAGCACCTAG